The nucleotide window cctgaacctacatcacgagaagatgtagcacaaagtatgcgtcagtacttgaaaggtactgagcatgcaggtagagtaaagctgaaataaacatataactgaacaaccAATAAAGCAAGAGTATGATCTGAACATGATgtaaatactgaatactgagctaactgaatgcaatgaccaaacgataacatgctgagactgaatactgactatactgaaatgtggtcaatgttatggagtctgactgaactgtgagAGCTACTAATAATTGATAAtgaaaccacatgagctaaatgtggagtccgatgtatacgccccatcagGAGGACCAATAAACCCGGCCAAAGGTGTAGAGGCATGCTAgggtgatcactaaaatgatgcccacagaggaaACTTGCAACCTACGTGGCCCGTAGTTCTGGAACTATAtaggtgactgaccctagtccaactcggtattatgctactcccaatagattacatgattaacacattatgactgaattactaaaatatactggatagctcaaagctgacatgcaaactgagaatacacatttatatactgataatgacacattcaaaCTGAGGCATATATATCTGAAATATTGAAATATCttacctagcatgtgtaattcaagaactaaagaaccaccaagctagggttctgaaattcatgcaagagacgaagtaataacatgatcatctgatttggaacatataaataactaattcattataatctgctgaagttctagaaaccctaggtctagttaataatagggaatcaagaatctgactgaaatatagggacctaatgggcgaaaggcactagtgaaatcccacatacctggtgatgaatttcactgagaaatctttcgatttcaggCTGAAACTGATGGAatcttgttgcgttcttgaactagggttcttgacctcttttctcctcttacgctctaatttttctaagtttgattaatgatttgacttaggtaagttctagttatgtttctaggcttaaactaactaaaacctcataatttagggtctaaacaacGTAGTTTAAGGGTCAAACGAATAATGAAAAGACCAGAAGACCCTCgacttaactgctgtcggatTGACTGATGGATGGGACGGGTGGATCGTCGATCGACTGACGATCTGTGCTAGTCATCATCGATCAGTACTGGAGGCTGAAATTTGGGGGTCTGACATACGACCCTAGACCACGGActgtggtctgatctacggtaCATAGGTCTTCGCGTGGGTCTACCTTTAGCCAAATTTTTTGGCTGAGTTCGGGGGGAGGTTTCAGGTGttaaccacggaccaccagcacgggccatgGGTCACTCTACGATCCGTGGGTGGCGACCGTGAGtcgcacctgcaacttctggaaatctGTTTTGAGGTCCGTTTTCGGATACAGAGTGTTACATAAATAGTAACTATTCCTCTACCCTCTATCATGAACTATTTACAAGATTATTATTCATCGGTCTACTCATAAAGGAAAACTCATAATTAACAACTTACTGAGTGCATGCCCGCAACAACAAACTTTGCCTCATCACTATATCTATTTTATAGATTACTATACCTCTGCATGCTTTTCTCTGGGAACTTTATTTCTACTGCTTATAACATTGTAACTCATACTAACTTTTTTGGGTGaactacccaagctctaaaacacacttcctcataaggatctcagctgaaacaagATTTAGAGAAAAGAGTCTGGAATACATCTCTCTCTTAGCTCGaatgcacgattcatatgaataagagTGCATTATTTCGAATTTCAACACTTAAGCTCACTTGTGGGCTTCTCTTATGCCCTTCTGCAGTCTCAATAATTTCTCATGACCTTTGCTGAGAGTAACTCATCGATAATGATTTGGGATTCGCTTTTCAACTACCATGAGTATGGGTATAGTCAAATGGATCTGAGAAACACATGAGTTTGAATAAGTTCCTTATGACAGAGTTCTATTGcacgatttagagtatgaaaaaagggaaacttttcataaatttatgtagtccctcatttatagaagtgagACCCTCACAACCACAAATAAGATCCTCCTGACATGGCtccatagacaccctaggacacttgaactctgtgctctaataccaagctTTTCACGATCGAAgcttacaccctggacgtggccgacacttgagaaccattactagtccccaaacgaaccctcatcctagctgactacaagcgaaagactaactcgagcatacataagcatcaaattgaaagaaacgtttaaaaatagtttactgaatctcaaaattgaattgaatatgccgagtatgaaacataagttttaaataaaatatctaaaattgaaagactctccaaaattgtctatctatgaagcatcTACTGTATATAGACgagtgttgggacaagaccAATGACTACTTAaaacaactagaaaataaaTGTGAAGTCCCCCGAAATGCTAGGAGGCTCACCCAAACTATCTGACGTGAAAAATGATCTCAACGAAATGCATGTTGATGATGCTAAGAACATGTATCTGCGCCGTTAAATAAAAGATGttggtcgaatgacatcagtacattgaatgtacgagtatgtaatatatagctgaataacaaataacgGAACTGGTAAGACtgtaataaataaaacataaactcaactgaatgtaaaatatttaaggaatgaaatcatttaaaactttacaaaaacacttactcatctctgaacctcaacataataagtgatataataaaaatacactttttaactctatttgggagattttctaactgacaaccatcactatgagctacgtgatgatacaacgtctcgcccacgctgccagaattgtcctataccttgGCAACATGGGCgaatttatgtattaaaatttggTCATCGGAACCCGTGGTCATCTGACTAAACTCGATATATTActtgtataattattaaagaatatattaaataaaaacttatggaATCCGTTCTCAAAATTGTTGAATGGTTTAGCGGTTTGACAGGCAGATTTCAACACCAAGGTCCCGAGTTCAATCCCAACCAACCACAATAtgcttcaaatttttttattaactaaatacatgttttttttttaaaaaaaaagtgaaattctGAAAGTTCTAAAGTCAAAAGACTTCAAAAGTTTCCTTCCCACCCACTTTTCAagttctaataattttttttctctcttcaaatttcccttttattttcCACACAAAGAAGCTTCAAGTCTCCAACTTCAAGTCATGAATCTAGAAAAATTATCATTGTCAAAGtttaaggtaattttttttagtttatgatttctctttttaataaacaaactaacaaaatcaattttttttaaaatatatcactTTAATTTTAGGGTTTCCATAGAAAAAATATTGCCATTACTTATAATAGGAAATCATCAAGAGTTAATGAATTGATTATCTCAAACTTACAAATTTTGTGGATGTAACTTTTAAGGaatgtattttatattatattatcaatTTTGAAGGGTGTGATtcccttttatttaatttaaaagggATGtgattctcttattttttttaatgtgaaagGGGTGTGATTCCTCTTCTTTATTATGAATACGTGATTCCGAATGCAAAAGAGGTATAAGTCCTCTTTTTATTATGAATGTgtgattttattattgttatatgtgaaagtgtGTGATTCCTCTATTTTAGTTAGATTTGCAAGGATTGTGATTCCtctattttatttgaacttgcAAGGGTGtgattccctttttttttatattgtgaAAGGTATGTgattctcttattttattttaaattttctagtTAAATTTGTGACTAAGTTGAATAGTTATTTGAATTTGTAGGAACATTTATCCTTGAATATCTAAATGGATAAATTTTTGATTAAGCAACCATGTTCTAGTAGTGGTCCATCTGTTAGTTCACATGTAGCTCCGGAAGCTCAAAGAGAGACAATTacaccttcttcttcaaatgttGACTATATTCTTGAGGTTGGATATCTCAAACGGGATCCCGGAGAAAGAAACTCCATCTTGAATATGATTCCAACATTCGAGATGTTGTGAGGAGACATTATATTTTGATGGGGCCTTATCAACCAAAACATCGTGTATATCCTAAAACAACATTTGGGACTAGGAatcaccaatttaatcctaagTGGTTTAATGCTCCAAATTTTGTTTGGTTGGAATATAGCATAAATGATGATGCtatattttgtttgtgttgttaTCTCTTCAAGAATGAATTTGAAAGTCGTGGCATTGCGGGAAAATTATTCACACAAGATGGTTTTAAAAATTGGAACCATGGTCCAGAAAGAATTTGATTGCATGTTGGTGAAGTAAATAGTATTCATAACAAATTTTTGAATATGATGCTTGATTTTGCGAATCAAAGTCAATCAATTCAATCTTCTCTTCACAAGAAAAGTGAACAAACAAAAAGTGATTatcgaatttttttaaatgccTTAATCTATGTGGTAAGGTTTATCCTAAGAAACAGATTACCATTCCGTGGTCATGATGAGAGTGAAGATTCCGATTACAAAGGtctttttcttgaacttttgaaatttcatgggGTTAATCGTCCAGATTTGGAAAAGGTGATATTACAACATGCTCCAAaaaatgatatgatgatttgtacaacaattgaaaaagagattgtGGATGCTTGTACTAACGAAACAATTAAAACTATCATCAAAGACTTGGATGGTGATGATTTTGGAATACTAGTTGATCAGTCAAAGGACATTTCACATAAAGAGAAAATGACACTAGTTTTACGATATGTTAACAAAAATGGAGAGTTGATAGAAAGATATTTGGGTAGTGTTCATGTGAATGATACATCCGCAAGATCATTGCAAAAagtaatttactctttacttttggATCACTCGATATGCCTACAAGACTCCATGGACAAGGTTATGATAGAGCTAGTAATAtgcaagaataaaaaaaatggccTAAAGTCTTTTATTTTGCGAGATGCTCCGTCTACATATTATATTCATAGTTTTACTCACCAATTGCAATTGACACTTgtgaatttttctaaaaaaacatcCGGAtataaaaagtttcttttatgTTGTCACTAATCTTTTGAATACTATTGGAACATCTTTTAAATGCAGAGACTTACTTCGATAACACCCAATTGAAAAGTTGGAAGACTTGCTTAAATCTGGAGAAATTCTTACCAAGAAAGGATTAAATCAAGAATGTGGCCTCCAGTGACTAGGGTGATACTTGTTGGGGATCCCATTTCAAGACCTTGGAAAATTTAATgattatattttcttcaattgctAATGTGCTTAAAGATATGAATGAAGATTCTCCACATGATCTTGATAAACATGCATCAGGTAACCTTTTagataaaattcaagaatttgaatttatctTTGTGTTGCATTTGATGTTCAAGATGTTGCTTCTAAATGAATTGAACAAAGCTTTACAAAAGAAAGATCAAGATATCGTTAATGCTATGGGATTGCTTAATCTTTCAAAGAGAAGATTACAAACAATGAGAGAGAGTTGTTTGGAGTCTTTGATGGATGAGGTTTATTCATTTTGTGGTAAACATGATATTTTGATTCTCGAAATGACTGAAGACTATCCAAGACTGAAGCGTAAGAAGCCCGAAGTTTCATATTTACATCACTTTCGTGTGGAAGTGTTTTATGCAGTTATTGATTTGCAACTTCAGGAGCTCAATAATCGTTTTGATGTTGTGACTAGTGACTTACTCCTTGGTATGGCTAGTTTGAATCCGATTGATTCATTTGTTAATTTTAGTAAGAGAAGAATAATGAAGTTGGCCGAATATTACAAAAGTGAGTTTGGTGATAATTAACTACGAGATATCAGTTAATAGCTCGATAATTTCATTGTCTATGCTCGAGAGTGTGATAGCAAGTTTCTCAACTTGAAGAGGATTAAGGATCTTGCCATGATGATGGCACAaacaaaattgatcaaaattggTCTCTAGTTTATTTGTTTGTAAAGTTGACTTTGATTTTCCCTGTTGCTACTGCAAGTATGTAAAGAACATTCTTCTCAATGAAGCTAATAAAAAATGATCTACACTGGTGAAGAATTTTTGAATTGTTGTTTAgtttgtaaaataaaatggaagatATTTGAAAATGTAAGTAATGATGCTATTATAGATCGTTTTCAATATATGAAGTCTCGTCGAGTACAATGGTAACctgattatattttttgtggtaatataattttttatgtttcacTCGCTTACTTATTGTAATTATAGATTTTTTGATCTTATCTTTAAAGCAATGGTGAATACGTTTTTTGAAATCCTGGATTCACCTCTACTTTTCGgagtatagaacacctcaactaagtggatccactaagctatgcttgaAAGCAATAAGAAGTCAtctaaaagtatgatcatttacccatgttggcatacatgatttatgagaattttgagttgtctgaactcatccctaTATCagttctcaatactactcccaataatatatatactcatgctcaaatatcgaaaacatactctttctcttgttacgacccaggggtacactaTCAAAAAGAACCCTTCATAACTAgcctcaagtcatacttgtgcaatgtatgaatagcatctcatactatccacactaagtaccccTTTAGGCTATAATGAATGCTCACTAGTTGGGAACTAGTCCCTCTTTTCTATTTGTCATTAGTCATTTAAGGTACTTCTCTATTTAGTACAAGGCAAGTAACAACACATGAATGAATTCTATTTCTCAATTCAAGGCAACCAAGGAATAGCACCCTAATAGGCTAGATCATGCTATCATCTTGCTAACATAACTATATCATGCTAAACTAACTACCTTGGAGGGCACACtaacatgcaagtccaagctattcTAGGAAGGGTACAAGTGTTCTATCCTAGCTACCATTAAATAGTCTTAGTccaactaagtcatgctaccCCTACAAGCACACTATGATGCTAatgcaagctacccttaggagagtatgattctCAATCCTAAGATACCCTTAAGAGAGTATGTCCTCTATTCTAAGCTACCATGACTAACCCTAACTCAAGCTACCCTTGAAATACATCTTACAATACAaagtcaagctacccttaggagagtatggatcctcaatcctaggctaccctTAGGATAGTGTAAGTCCTCAATCctaaagctaccatgaaatggtcttggcaaaaccaagtcatgctatcaTGAAGGCATCCTAATAATGCTAgctcaagctacccttaggagagtataaatcctcaatcctaggctaccatgactactcctaactcatgcTACCCTTGACATGCATCCTACAATCtaagtcaagctacccttaggagagtgtaaatcctcaatcctaagctatcctatcttggtcttgtcttaccaagtcaagctacacATGAAGGGACCATATATCACAACTTCAAGTTATTCTAGtctaacatgctttgattcattttaggttattaagccaacctagaatcattctatgtgagagaaccttggATCTCCTAGCATATTTATGCGTAAGTGTGTAACAGAGAaacaatacacaacaagatcATATAACATTGGCTTTACCCCCAAAGCCCTAACATTGATGACTACAAGCACTATTTTGAAGCTTTACTTCATACTATTTACTTCATACTATCATCTTTATACCTAGGTTTCAAGGTATTCTAATCACATTCCTCATTggtaggtgattctagtcataattgatcataaaggttcaatttcatctttataagtcatgatccatcatatgaattataatctaattcaattcactTTTATGTGTTCCTAACCTTGAATAAATACTACACGTGACATTGATTTTAGAAGATCAATTAGAATTCCTCAATTCCACCTCTCATGGCATAAACTCACAtaatatcacattcatcaattagGCTAGGGatataaatcacataaattcataataatatCATCATTCAATTCTTATACAATCATcattaggtattatccactagattagAATCGTACTTAATTTCTACCCACAATGTAGGAATAAACCCTACCTAGAGTTGGgttttgacttcacaattgaGGGAAAACCTAGGgcgctctatgggtggaagagcCCATAGATGATTAAGCTAACATACCGCAATTCAAAGCCCTAACcaagcttgaaacaatggaggaaAATCCACCCCTCTTcctgctcttcttcttcttcttcttcacttctagagaAAGAATTATTTGGAGAGAATTTGGGTTCTTTGAAGAATgagttaaattatttagtttaggggtctattaggtatatataggtggtttaataactaactaaccgacctcccttaacccctaactaattactaattaattcccaaactcctaacttaaaaactaaatttaaaaatctgccCGTACTAcacccatccacggaccgtggatgggtctACTGCCCATACTACACACTCGTGGGTGTGGTACTGTGGCTAGACAAAGCAGGCCAACTCAGGCCTTGACCCATGACCCCAACCCACGAGGTGTGGGTCCACCTACGGCCAGTAGATGGCAGGCGTAGGTGCTGCCAACTTTGATAGCTTTTGGGCTGTTTtaagggtggtccttggggggtcgtaccttgacgcccTAACCCTAAAACTCTCATTCTAGGTACGAGAATCATTTTTGTGAGTTTTAATCCTCATACCACACTCTAAAAGTCTTACGAAAAGCTCTAGAACTCTCTAGTTCAACTTACTAATTTCCGGGGCGTAATATAtcttgtttgagataattgctcaaactgttctcttaaaagaggtaactactctgaaatatctttgaactcattaattcatttagaaatcaaaatttcttcttctcaatgtaaaaacttatagctttgggaatacttagttcccttatattcTTACGTAAGTCTtatttgaaaactctttctcaaaactatatcaaaaatcatattgtgatcTAATCATTGTTGACTCGGTATGTCATActacataaacattgatggcatatctAGTTACCaaactgcttaaacattgatgacatactcgactgtcatactaatcatgttttaaaactctttttcaaaactcatctttgCTTTCTCAGAAAATCAGTTTAGGAGAAGAATGTTtgctttaaaagattctcaaaaattataactcaaaatagggttcatggtgaattatagacatgaacaaattaactcaagaatctcaataacaatatagaaaactcAATACTGGGAACTCAATAACTCAtaactcaacgatactactcaactcaagaatacttaatcaatagggttcatgctgaaatatagacatgaacgagtctactcaagaatctcaatgcataacatatagctactcaataattaggaatagaatttcaaaaagaatcagGAACTCaagaaatcaaaatcaactcatctcaagaatactcaaatccagggatagaatcctagattactcttttactgatttgaaagtagatgtagggcgtgaggacgaactagtccaacactatgataaccttacatacctgtaagaacaatgttcttgattagaagccttgaaacctatcttgaaggagaaaaatcaagaaaacctttcttaagtttcttgaaatatctatggccaagaattataattttcattagtgattaataattttatggagtaatttgagttggaaagaatggaattcttggagaaggacttaccttgaagaagaatcttggaaaagattgaaagaatcttgaatgaaagtcttctactttgattgtTCCTTAGGGTTTTCCCTTacggtttgagagagaagagaatgagggATTAAAAGATGAATTCTGATTGTTTTGGGCATTTAATTAGTCAATAGAttcatttagggttttcttagaggtagAAAGTCACAAAGGaccatttttaatgttttcctgtcggctaattcgtcactGCATTGTATCAGgatactaaaatggtcataactttctACTCGGAACTCAGATTGACGCAAAACTTATGATgttagagagaagattcaaatacttttaatttgatattttatgggccacataactctttatattctaagatgtatgatcgtttgaagttgacccaagtagaatcttacatcaaaacttaatcggtatggaagctttcaactcaactttatgctaGGGGGttttagtgaccttaattcatatccaaatccaTTATGagtaatttaagaatcacccaataCGACCTTACATGTAAATAAAGAATAGTTCGGGGCTTAACTTGTAAATTTATTGGGGTGTTACAGTAATGATGTGATTTTGTGATGAGTTTTATTATGTCTGTTTAATTTTGTGGTGGATCTTTACAATTTTTGTGGGAATGATGGTGATAATGTTATTCCGATGGTGGATTTTATCATAGGTGGTGAAATTTGTGGCAgctattgaaatgacccaaaaagttcttaaaaatgtgcttcggaagttaccggaaacttgtttagccatatcaaaaaaaatccgtttcattttttgaaaatccgacttcCTATTCTTGTTTAGgtggtcaaattgagtgggaaatgggtctaacccaaattttagagcaaccgtatcaaaatccgaaatttccaagtgaagcctttttctagggtctactttggagtgtcatatctcctagcacacaaataattgggtggcccataacatatccatggaaagccctttgagttatctacctaacgcacttcgtttcacctcattccgagttcggaaaaaaaagttatgcccattttcgtaaaatctgtccggcaggaaatgtaATTTCCAGTGAgtgtttttactgttcacccgcctcatttttttttctaagtgttggaccatttttccaaagggcatatgttatttcctatataccattagttcaattcccatctctaaaacatttcccaaaacaccgctcccatacttagacacattttctctctagttctctcaagaaccctaatccaaaaaccttcctcaagattgaagagactcttgctccaagttccaagcttccattgaagacactctcaagaccttcataagaactcaaggtatgtggtgttgaactcatgggtccttccacccatagtgcctagactctattctactcactaattcatggtttaagttaagattcataaattagtcttgttctttgtaataatttcctgcacattgaattttaaacatgaaaagtgattgttttgagcatgttgtgactctataacttgaatctaaatttagAATG belongs to Solanum stenotomum isolate F172 chromosome 1, ASM1918654v1, whole genome shotgun sequence and includes:
- the LOC125856245 gene encoding uncharacterized protein LOC125856245; this encodes MNEDSPHDLDKHASGNLLDKIQEFEFIFVLHLMFKMLLLNELNKALQKKDQDIVNAMGLLNLSKRRLQTMRESCLESLMDEVYSFCGKHDILILEMTEDYPRLKRKKPEVSYLHHFRVEVFYAVIDLQLQELNNRFDVVTSDLLLGMASLNPIDSFVNFSKRRIMKLAEYYKSEFGDN